The following are encoded together in the Gammaproteobacteria bacterium genome:
- the aspS gene encoding aspartate--tRNA ligase, giving the protein MRSHYCGQITEALTGQEVEIAGWVHRRRDHGGVIFLDMRDREGLVQVVVDPNVPQVFAEAETVRSEYVLRIKGTVRPRPQGTTNDNLRTGKIEIMGSALEILNRAATPPFQIDDDEVSEENRLRYRYIDLRRPAMFNRLKMRSEVTRYVRNYLDNNGFMDVETPMLTKATPEGARDYLVPSRTHQGSFFALPQSPQIFKQLLMMAGVDRYYQIVRCFRDEDLRADRQPEFTQLDIETSFLSEEQIMTMMEGMMRDVFKHVLNIDLPNPFPRMTYAEAMSRYASDKPDLRIPLELVDLKDVMSKVEFKVFSGPANDPKGRVAALRLPNGGELSRKEIDDYTKFVGIYGAKGLAYIKVNDIAAGAEGLQSPILKFLPDDVVRAILERTGAENGDLIFFGADKATIVNEALGALRVKLGHDRGMVEKQWRPLWVVDFPMFEWDEKNNRWQSLHHPFTSPKEADLDKLATDPGNCTSRAYDMVLNGTEIGGGSMRIYREHVQETVFKALGISDEEARDKFGFLLDALKYGCPPHGGLAFGVDRLVMLMAGANSIREVMAFPKTQTAACLLTQAPSAVSFEQLRDVGIRLATPPKVES; this is encoded by the coding sequence ATGCGTAGCCATTACTGTGGCCAAATTACTGAAGCCCTGACCGGTCAGGAAGTGGAAATTGCTGGTTGGGTACACCGTCGCCGCGATCACGGCGGGGTGATTTTTCTGGACATGCGCGACCGTGAAGGCCTGGTTCAAGTGGTTGTTGACCCAAATGTGCCGCAGGTGTTCGCCGAAGCAGAAACCGTGCGCAGCGAGTACGTCTTGCGCATCAAGGGCACTGTCCGCCCTCGTCCACAAGGCACGACCAACGACAATCTGCGTACCGGCAAAATTGAAATCATGGGCAGCGCGCTGGAAATCCTCAACCGCGCCGCGACACCGCCGTTCCAGATCGATGACGACGAAGTCTCCGAAGAAAACCGCCTGCGCTACCGTTACATCGACCTGCGCCGTCCTGCGATGTTCAACCGCCTGAAAATGCGTTCCGAAGTGACGCGCTACGTGCGCAACTATCTGGACAACAACGGCTTCATGGACGTGGAAACGCCCATGCTGACCAAGGCCACCCCCGAAGGTGCGCGTGACTATCTGGTGCCCAGCCGTACCCATCAGGGTTCGTTCTTCGCCCTGCCGCAGTCACCACAGATTTTCAAACAGTTGCTGATGATGGCCGGCGTTGATCGCTACTACCAGATCGTGCGCTGCTTCCGCGACGAAGACCTGCGCGCCGATCGTCAGCCTGAATTTACCCAGTTGGACATCGAGACCTCGTTCCTCAGCGAAGAACAGATCATGACCATGATGGAAGGCATGATGCGCGACGTGTTCAAACACGTGCTCAATATTGACCTGCCCAATCCGTTCCCGCGCATGACCTATGCCGAGGCCATGAGCCGTTACGCGTCCGACAAGCCGGACCTGCGTATTCCGCTGGAACTGGTCGACCTGAAAGACGTGATGTCCAAGGTTGAGTTCAAAGTATTCTCCGGCCCGGCCAACGATCCCAAAGGTCGTGTGGCGGCGCTGCGTCTGCCCAATGGCGGCGAGCTGTCACGCAAGGAAATCGACGACTACACCAAGTTTGTCGGTATCTACGGCGCCAAGGGGCTGGCCTACATCAAGGTCAACGACATCGCTGCTGGTGCAGAAGGTTTGCAGTCGCCGATTCTCAAGTTCCTGCCTGACGACGTGGTTCGCGCCATTCTGGAGCGCACCGGTGCGGAAAATGGCGATTTGATTTTCTTCGGTGCCGACAAGGCCACCATCGTCAACGAAGCCCTGGGCGCGCTGCGCGTCAAACTGGGTCATGATCGTGGTATGGTGGAAAAACAATGGCGTCCACTGTGGGTGGTTGATTTCCCCATGTTCGAGTGGGACGAAAAGAACAACCGCTGGCAGTCGCTGCACCATCCGTTTACCTCGCCAAAAGAGGCTGATCTGGACAAATTGGCGACCGATCCCGGCAATTGCACTTCACGCGCCTACGACATGGTGCTCAACGGCACCGAGATTGGTGGCGGCTCCATGCGCATATACCGTGAACACGTTCAAGAAACGGTATTCAAGGCGCTGGGCATCAGTGACGAAGAAGCACGGGATAAGTTTGGCTTCCTGCTGGACGCGCTGAAGTACGGCTGCCCGCCGCACGGTGGTTTGGCGTTTGGCGTGGATCGTCTGGTGATGTTGATGGCCGGGGCGAATTCCATCCGCGAAGTGATGGCCTTCCCCAAAACCCAGACGGCGGCATGTTTGCTGACCCAGGCACCTTCAGCGGTGTCGTTCGAGCAGTTGCGTGACGTGGGTATTCGGTTGGCAACACCACCCAAAGTGGAAAGCTAA
- a CDS encoding ABC transporter ATP-binding protein/permease — MHGHGTPRSATQRPGDLGTIKSLLPYLWEFKTRVLLALLCLAVAKVATVWVPLILKDIVDSLDSTQQTLIVLPVSLLLAYGLLRFASALFGELRDVIFSKVTQRAIRRVALKVFRHLHSLSLRFHLERQTGGVSRDIERGTRGISFLLSFMLFNILPTLAEILMVTGILLVKYDPIFAIITLGTIASYIAFTLWITEWRMRYRRQMNDADSKANTRAIDSLLNYETVKYFNNEEFEARRYDGNMATWEGAALQSQTSLSILNAGQGTIIAIGMTALMFLAAQGVVDGTMTMGDLVLVNAFLLQLYMPLGFLGFVYREIKNSLADMEQMFSLLDKNQEIQDSPHAKPIALSGGKVEFSNVDFSYQTERSILHNVSFSVLPGQKIAVVGPSGSGKSTLARLLFRFYEANQGSIKIDDQDIRDVTQASLRAAIGIVPQDTVLFNDTIYYNIAYARPDASREEIEHAAQMAHIDAFIKKLPDGYDTIVGERGLKLSGGEKQRVAIARAILKQPKILIFDEATSALDSHSEKLILAALKEIAQRHTTLVIAHRLSTITDADQIMVMQDGRIVEAGSHRDLLNKDGEYKRMWELQAQQQECD, encoded by the coding sequence ATGCACGGTCATGGCACCCCACGTTCTGCCACCCAACGTCCAGGCGACCTGGGCACCATCAAGAGTCTGCTGCCCTACCTGTGGGAATTCAAAACCCGCGTGCTGCTGGCGCTGCTGTGTCTGGCCGTGGCCAAGGTGGCTACCGTTTGGGTTCCGCTGATCCTCAAGGACATTGTCGATTCTCTGGACAGCACCCAGCAAACGCTGATCGTTTTGCCGGTGTCGCTGCTGCTGGCCTATGGTCTGCTGCGATTTGCCAGCGCCCTGTTTGGCGAATTGCGTGATGTGATTTTTTCCAAAGTAACTCAACGCGCCATTCGCCGGGTCGCGCTTAAGGTTTTCCGTCATCTGCATTCGCTATCGCTGCGGTTTCATCTGGAACGCCAAACCGGCGGCGTCTCACGCGACATCGAACGCGGCACACGTGGCATCAGTTTTCTGCTCAGTTTCATGCTGTTCAACATTCTGCCGACGCTGGCAGAAATTCTGATGGTCACCGGCATTCTGCTGGTCAAATACGATCCGATTTTCGCCATCATCACGCTGGGCACCATCGCCAGCTACATCGCGTTCACGCTGTGGATTACCGAATGGCGCATGCGTTATCGCCGACAGATGAACGACGCCGATTCCAAAGCCAACACCCGCGCCATCGACAGCTTGCTCAATTACGAAACGGTCAAATATTTTAACAACGAAGAATTTGAAGCGCGCCGTTACGACGGCAACATGGCCACCTGGGAAGGCGCGGCACTGCAAAGCCAAACTTCATTGTCGATACTCAACGCCGGCCAGGGCACCATCATCGCCATCGGCATGACGGCACTGATGTTTCTCGCCGCACAAGGTGTGGTTGATGGCACGATGACCATGGGCGATCTGGTGCTGGTCAACGCGTTCTTGCTGCAACTGTACATGCCGCTGGGGTTCCTCGGTTTTGTTTACCGCGAAATCAAAAATTCACTGGCGGACATGGAGCAAATGTTTTCCCTGCTGGATAAAAACCAGGAAATCCAGGACAGCCCCCATGCCAAACCGATCGCGCTCAGCGGTGGCAAAGTGGAATTCAGCAACGTGGATTTTTCCTACCAAACCGAACGAAGCATTTTGCACAACGTCAGTTTCAGCGTACTGCCCGGACAAAAAATTGCAGTGGTCGGCCCCAGTGGTTCTGGCAAGTCCACTCTGGCGCGTTTGCTGTTCCGTTTTTATGAAGCCAATCAGGGCAGCATCAAAATTGACGACCAGGACATTCGTGATGTGACCCAGGCCAGCCTGCGCGCAGCCATCGGCATCGTGCCGCAGGACACGGTGTTGTTCAACGACACCATTTACTACAACATCGCCTACGCACGCCCCGATGCCAGCCGCGAAGAAATCGAACATGCCGCGCAAATGGCGCACATTGATGCCTTCATCAAAAAACTGCCTGACGGCTACGACACCATTGTTGGCGAACGCGGTTTGAAATTATCTGGCGGTGAAAAACAGCGCGTTGCCATTGCCCGTGCGATTTTGAAGCAACCAAAAATTCTGATTTTTGATGAGGCCACGTCGGCGCTGGACAGCCATTCGGAAAAACTCATCCTGGCTGCGCTCAAGGAAATCGCCCAGCGCCACACCACGCTGGTAATCGCCCATCGCTTGTCCACCATTACCGATGCGGATCAAATCATGGTCATGCAGGATGGGCGAATTGTAGAAGCCGGCTCGCACCGCGATTTGCTGAACAAAGATGGCGAATACAAACGCATGTGGGAACTGCAAGCACAACAACAGGAATGCGACTGA
- a CDS encoding DUF1566 domain-containing protein: MKRWVWILCLLSGLVQADDQCGVADDRFDVRNDGTILDKKTKLQWMQCSLGMQWQQGECTGRALRYDWSRVQDEVGVINSSRGFANATGWRLPTQVELESLIDKRCYDPTVNSQYFSRTVSAGYWTSTGYPGYNGGMMLVYFLHGQSYLANKERDWFVRLVR; encoded by the coding sequence ATGAAACGATGGGTGTGGATATTGTGTTTGCTGTCCGGGCTGGTGCAGGCGGATGATCAGTGCGGTGTGGCAGATGACCGCTTTGATGTTCGCAACGATGGTACGATTTTAGACAAAAAGACCAAGCTGCAATGGATGCAGTGTTCCTTGGGGATGCAGTGGCAGCAGGGCGAATGCACTGGACGCGCATTGCGTTATGACTGGTCGCGTGTGCAGGACGAAGTTGGAGTAATAAATTCGTCGCGAGGGTTTGCCAATGCGACGGGTTGGCGTTTGCCAACACAGGTTGAATTGGAATCGTTGATCGACAAGCGTTGCTATGATCCGACCGTGAATAGTCAGTATTTTTCGCGCACGGTGTCGGCCGGTTATTGGACTTCGACCGGCTATCCTGGCTATAACGGCGGGATGATGCTGGTGTATTTTCTACATGGCCAGTCGTATCTGGCCAATAAAGAGCGCGACTGGTTCGTGCGACTGGTGCGCTAG
- a CDS encoding c-type cytochrome — translation MFNPKVSVLVFAVLMVGPVSMAFATDGKGVYEKSCNMCHGAGIAGAPKFGDKAAWQARLAKGVAVLEQSAINGIGAMPAKGGNKKLSDDEVKAAVAHMVSAAK, via the coding sequence ATGTTTAATCCAAAGGTGAGTGTATTGGTTTTTGCAGTATTGATGGTTGGTCCAGTGTCGATGGCGTTTGCTACGGATGGCAAGGGTGTCTACGAGAAGAGTTGTAATATGTGCCATGGTGCTGGCATTGCGGGCGCGCCAAAGTTTGGTGATAAGGCCGCGTGGCAAGCGCGATTGGCCAAGGGCGTTGCCGTGCTGGAGCAGAGTGCGATCAATGGTATTGGCGCCATGCCTGCCAAGGGTGGAAACAAAAAACTCAGTGATGACGAAGTAAAAGCCGCAGTTGCCCATATGGTGAGTGCAGCGAAATAA
- the ccoN gene encoding cytochrome-c oxidase, cbb3-type subunit I, whose product MSEVSEKYNFDVVKWFTVAATIYLVVGTLLGVHIASQLAWPVLNFDIAELTFGRLRPLHTNAVIFAFGGCALMATAFYSVQRTCGVKLWSDKLAWFTFWGWNIIIVAAVITLPLGLTSGKEYAELEWPIDILIAVVWLSFTINFVMTIANRKSEHIYVSNWFFLGMMVMITYLHVVNSLAIPVSLFKSYSVFSGVQDAMIQWWWGHNAVGFYLTAGFLGIMYYFVPKQADRPIYSYRLSVLHFWSLMFGYVWLGAHHLQYTALPDWTGSLGAAISLAMIIPSWGGAINGMMTLSGAWDKLRTDYVLRFMIVSLAFYAMSTFEGPVMSVKTVNALSHYTDWTIGHVHSGALGWVAMVAAGALYHLVMKLWNTEMYSAKLVNTHFWMATIGTVIYITAMWVSGIMQGLMWRDYDSFGTLTYTFAESVAAMHPYYAMRAIGGMIYWLGGAIMLYNVVMTIRMAVANRQTSPAAARA is encoded by the coding sequence GTGAGCGAAGTCAGCGAAAAATACAACTTTGACGTGGTTAAATGGTTTACCGTCGCCGCGACAATTTACTTGGTGGTAGGCACACTGCTTGGCGTTCACATCGCCTCTCAACTTGCCTGGCCTGTCCTGAATTTTGACATCGCCGAATTGACCTTTGGTCGACTTCGCCCACTGCATACCAATGCGGTTATTTTTGCATTCGGCGGCTGCGCATTGATGGCAACGGCGTTTTACAGTGTGCAGCGCACTTGCGGTGTCAAGCTGTGGAGCGACAAACTCGCCTGGTTCACCTTTTGGGGCTGGAACATCATCATCGTCGCAGCCGTCATCACCCTGCCACTGGGCTTAACCTCAGGCAAGGAATACGCAGAACTGGAATGGCCGATTGATATTTTGATCGCCGTCGTCTGGCTGTCATTCACCATCAACTTCGTGATGACCATCGCCAACCGAAAATCCGAACACATCTATGTCTCCAACTGGTTCTTCCTCGGCATGATGGTGATGATCACTTATCTGCACGTGGTCAACAGCCTGGCGATTCCGGTCAGTTTGTTCAAATCCTACTCGGTGTTTTCCGGCGTACAGGATGCGATGATTCAGTGGTGGTGGGGCCATAACGCGGTGGGATTTTATTTGACCGCCGGCTTCCTGGGCATCATGTACTACTTCGTTCCCAAGCAGGCGGATCGGCCGATTTATTCTTACCGCTTGTCGGTTTTGCACTTCTGGTCGCTGATGTTCGGTTACGTGTGGCTGGGCGCGCATCACTTGCAATACACCGCACTGCCTGACTGGACAGGATCACTGGGCGCAGCTATTTCGCTGGCGATGATCATCCCGTCCTGGGGTGGCGCAATCAACGGCATGATGACGCTCAGTGGTGCATGGGACAAACTGCGCACTGACTACGTGTTGCGTTTCATGATTGTGTCGCTGGCGTTTTACGCCATGTCGACCTTTGAAGGTCCGGTGATGTCGGTCAAAACCGTGAACGCCTTGTCACACTACACCGACTGGACCATAGGCCACGTTCACTCCGGTGCATTGGGCTGGGTCGCCATGGTCGCCGCAGGTGCGCTGTATCACCTGGTGATGAAGTTGTGGAACACCGAAATGTACTCGGCCAAGCTGGTCAATACCCATTTCTGGATGGCTACCATCGGCACCGTTATCTACATCACCGCCATGTGGGTATCAGGCATTATGCAAGGCTTGATGTGGCGTGATTACGATAGCTTCGGCACGCTCACTTATACCTTTGCTGAATCCGTTGCGGCCATGCATCCGTATTACGCCATGCGCGCTATTGGCGGCATGATTTATTGGTTGGGTGGCGCCATCATGCTCTACAACGTCGTCATGACCATTCGCATGGCCGTGGCAAATCGCCAGACCAGCCCTGCGGCTGCACGCGCTTAG
- the ccoO gene encoding cytochrome-c oxidase, cbb3-type subunit II yields the protein MANKIHSTKLQDKLERSVVGLVAMLMVLLSVGGLVEIVPLFYLDDTMEHNNHPEVVWKRGENQSLQDWKAGDGVRPYTGLELAGREIYIREGCYLCHSQMIRPFRDEKERYGHYSLASESMYDHPFQWGSKRTGPDLARVGGKYSDEWHRKHLIAPRALVPESVMPNYPWLETNMVDGQRVADTMSAMKKLGVPYNDSDIAQAAGTVSGKSEMDAMIAYLQVLGTMVKFQEGRDYRE from the coding sequence ATGGCTAACAAAATTCATTCAACAAAATTACAAGACAAACTTGAACGCAGCGTCGTCGGCTTAGTGGCCATGCTGATGGTACTGCTCTCCGTCGGTGGCTTGGTCGAGATCGTTCCGCTGTTTTATCTGGATGACACCATGGAGCACAACAATCATCCGGAAGTGGTTTGGAAACGTGGCGAGAATCAATCTCTGCAAGACTGGAAAGCGGGTGACGGTGTTCGTCCCTACACAGGATTGGAACTCGCCGGCCGTGAAATCTACATCCGTGAAGGTTGCTATTTGTGCCACTCACAAATGATTCGCCCATTCCGTGATGAGAAAGAGCGTTATGGTCATTACTCGCTTGCGTCTGAATCCATGTACGACCACCCCTTCCAGTGGGGCTCCAAGCGTACTGGACCAGATCTGGCACGCGTGGGCGGCAAATATTCAGATGAATGGCATCGCAAGCATTTGATTGCTCCACGTGCATTAGTACCCGAATCAGTCATGCCTAATTATCCATGGCTGGAAACCAACATGGTCGATGGTCAACGCGTTGCTGACACCATGAGCGCAATGAAGAAACTCGGCGTACCTTACAACGACAGTGACATTGCACAAGCTGCCGGCACCGTCAGCGGCAAGAGCGAAATGGACGCCATGATCGCTTATCTGCAGGTGCTGGGAACCATGGTTAAATTCCAGGAAGGGAGAGATTATCGTGAATGA
- a CDS encoding cbb3-type cytochrome c oxidase subunit 3 — protein sequence MLREYFHTDWAAMTFHDWLGLAMTIIVFFMMIALYWYVFSPANKERLEARRHLPTEDDFHNSGNQQ from the coding sequence ATGTTGCGTGAATATTTTCACACCGACTGGGCGGCGATGACCTTTCATGACTGGCTGGGGCTGGCCATGACCATTATCGTTTTTTTCATGATGATTGCGCTGTATTGGTATGTTTTCTCACCAGCAAATAAAGAACGTCTGGAAGCGCGGCGCCATCTGCCAACCGAGGATGATTTTCATAATTCGGGGAATCAACAATGA
- the ccoP gene encoding cytochrome-c oxidase, cbb3-type subunit III, whose amino-acid sequence MSDHKDNPFKNENNTGHIWDSNLRELVNPPPRWWMIGLHASWIFVLVYSLLYPTWPLISSHTTGLLGWTSIKEYKQDLQEIEQIRAPFEQKIATMSTEEILADSELSNYTVRAAKVLFGDNCSGCHGTNGAGNLGFPVLADDDWLYGGTVADIQASITDGRASSMPEFGSKLNAQQIQDVSNYVLGLSQGKTHEAGQAIFTEQGCFACHGMDAKGITAMGSANLADGIWRFSPGTLESVAYTITHGVNDSSDKQTRGATMPSFAGRLSETDIKKLSVFVHKLGGGK is encoded by the coding sequence ATGAGCGATCACAAAGACAATCCGTTTAAAAACGAAAACAACACTGGCCATATCTGGGACAGTAATTTGCGCGAATTGGTGAACCCACCACCGCGCTGGTGGATGATTGGCCTGCATGCCTCGTGGATTTTCGTGCTGGTGTATTCGCTGCTCTATCCGACTTGGCCATTGATCAGCAGCCATACGACGGGGCTGCTGGGCTGGACTTCGATTAAGGAGTACAAGCAAGACCTGCAGGAAATTGAGCAGATTCGTGCACCATTCGAGCAAAAAATTGCGACCATGTCGACTGAGGAAATCCTTGCTGATAGCGAGCTGTCCAACTATACAGTGCGTGCCGCAAAAGTACTGTTCGGCGATAACTGCTCTGGCTGTCACGGCACCAACGGTGCGGGCAATCTAGGCTTTCCTGTGCTCGCCGATGATGACTGGTTGTATGGCGGAACCGTCGCCGACATTCAAGCCAGCATCACCGATGGTCGCGCCAGTTCAATGCCGGAGTTTGGCAGCAAGTTGAACGCGCAACAAATTCAGGACGTTTCAAATTATGTTCTGGGTTTAAGCCAAGGAAAAACTCACGAAGCCGGTCAAGCCATTTTTACTGAGCAAGGCTGCTTTGCCTGTCATGGCATGGATGCCAAAGGCATCACCGCTATGGGATCGGCTAATTTGGCCGATGGCATTTGGCGCTTTTCACCAGGCACGCTGGAAAGTGTGGCGTACACCATCACTCATGGCGTAAATGACAGCAGCGACAAGCAAACACGCGGTGCGACCATGCCGTCGTTTGCCGGTCGTCTCAGCGAGACTGACATCAAAAAGCTGTCAGTGTTCGTGCATAAACTTGGTGGTGGAAAATAA
- the ccoG gene encoding cytochrome c oxidase accessory protein CcoG — MTNKTNSDQPDSIDHLYAESGHWHVNTGGETIHAKRMPGKYRRIKWITSSVWLVFFLGPYLRWNGQQAVLLDIPGRKFHIFDITILPQDVWLLALVLLFFAILLAAVTSVAGRVFCGYFCFQTIWTDIFTLIETKLEGSPAQRQRLDKATWDAHKVRVKLIKHTLWILIGLITGISFCAWFTDAYQLWPNLFALNVHISVWISLSTFTFATYLFAGFMREQVCFWLCPYARIQGVMYDAETILPTYDFRRGEPRGKLKRTTENSAKGDCIDCNLCVGVCPTGIDIRNGQQEGCITCALCLDACDSVMDKIQRPRGLIRYASLDEINGKAAIPLIKRPRVLIYFSIMLLSIAGIIYGLTHLGSLELKVLHERQPLYVVRSDGSIQNKYELKILNKTDQPMRISLAVRGPEQLQLVDADQPLTVQPYSLLANVVFLRIAANTATAESTAVTFIATGVDDPSIHDEYQSMFIAPMTRGQ; from the coding sequence ATGACTAATAAAACCAACTCCGATCAACCGGATTCCATTGATCACCTCTACGCCGAATCGGGCCACTGGCACGTCAACACCGGCGGCGAAACCATTCACGCCAAGCGCATGCCGGGAAAATACCGGCGCATCAAATGGATCACCTCCAGCGTTTGGCTGGTATTTTTTCTTGGTCCCTATTTGCGTTGGAATGGCCAACAAGCCGTATTGCTAGACATTCCTGGGCGAAAATTTCACATCTTCGACATCACCATTTTGCCGCAAGACGTTTGGTTACTTGCACTGGTGCTGCTTTTTTTCGCCATTCTTCTGGCCGCAGTCACTTCGGTTGCTGGCCGGGTGTTTTGTGGTTATTTTTGCTTTCAAACCATTTGGACCGACATTTTTACCCTGATCGAAACCAAACTGGAAGGATCACCTGCCCAGCGCCAGCGTTTGGATAAGGCTACCTGGGATGCGCACAAAGTCCGCGTCAAATTGATCAAACATACGCTGTGGATTCTGATTGGACTGATTACAGGCATTAGCTTTTGCGCCTGGTTTACCGATGCATATCAGCTTTGGCCCAATCTGTTCGCCCTCAATGTCCACATCAGCGTCTGGATATCGCTGTCCACGTTCACTTTCGCCACATACTTATTCGCTGGGTTTATGCGCGAACAAGTGTGTTTCTGGCTATGCCCTTACGCTCGCATCCAGGGCGTGATGTACGATGCCGAAACCATTTTGCCCACTTACGACTTTCGTCGCGGCGAACCTCGCGGAAAGCTCAAGCGCACAACTGAAAACAGCGCCAAAGGCGATTGCATCGACTGTAATCTTTGCGTCGGCGTTTGTCCCACCGGAATCGACATTCGCAATGGCCAGCAAGAAGGCTGTATTACTTGCGCGCTATGCCTGGATGCCTGCGATTCGGTCATGGATAAAATCCAACGCCCTCGCGGTTTGATTCGCTACGCATCACTGGATGAAATCAATGGCAAGGCGGCCATCCCACTGATCAAACGCCCGCGCGTCCTGATATATTTCAGTATCATGTTGCTTTCCATCGCCGGCATCATTTACGGCTTGACACATTTGGGATCGCTGGAATTAAAAGTTCTGCATGAGCGCCAGCCGCTGTATGTTGTCCGTAGCGATGGCAGCATTCAGAACAAATACGAATTGAAGATTCTCAACAAAACTGATCAGCCGATGCGTATTTCACTGGCGGTACGGGGACCAGAACAGCTTCAGCTGGTTGACGCTGATCAGCCGCTAACTGTGCAACCCTATTCATTACTGGCCAATGTGGTTTTCCTGCGCATAGCTGCTAACACGGCAACAGCAGAATCCACCGCAGTGACGTTTATCGCCACGGGTGTTGACGACCCAAGCATCCATGATGAATACCAAAGCATGTTTATCGCGCCCATGACCAGGGGACAATAA
- a CDS encoding FixH family protein: MFSLKNKLSELNISQDSPHGKNNPWVIGWAIGLGSVVLINIVMIVLAFVSSPGLVDEDYYETGRKYEENAIKMMTARDALRWHVQLNLPETMRINAPSDIHLSLVDVRGVPLHQASVKLTAFRPSDADADFSVTMDEVTPGLFAATVNFPLKGVWDLRLHIQRDSDNYDYEQRITVAP; this comes from the coding sequence GTGTTTTCACTGAAAAACAAATTATCTGAGCTCAACATTTCACAAGACAGCCCGCATGGAAAGAACAATCCGTGGGTGATTGGCTGGGCCATTGGTCTGGGCAGCGTTGTGCTGATTAACATCGTAATGATCGTTCTGGCCTTTGTTAGCAGCCCTGGCTTGGTGGATGAAGATTATTACGAAACCGGTCGTAAGTACGAAGAGAATGCCATCAAGATGATGACTGCTCGCGACGCATTGCGCTGGCACGTTCAACTCAATCTCCCCGAAACAATGCGCATTAATGCGCCATCGGATATTCATCTGTCACTGGTGGATGTACGCGGCGTACCATTGCATCAGGCCAGCGTCAAACTCACTGCGTTCCGCCCGTCCGATGCTGATGCCGATTTTTCCGTCACTATGGATGAAGTCACTCCCGGTTTATTTGCCGCCACGGTCAACTTCCCGCTGAAAGGCGTGTGGGACTTGCGGCTGCACATACAGCGAGACAGCGATAACTACGACTACGAACAGCGGATTACCGTAGCACCGTAA